The following proteins come from a genomic window of Dysidea avara chromosome 12, odDysAvar1.4, whole genome shotgun sequence:
- the LOC136241350 gene encoding protein-glutamine gamma-glutamyltransferase K-like, with product MCELLEKRSSRPPSVLYSRSPSPASRPQSSRPASRATLVTSCSPIQIVNSEISCQEASSDIHTDLFPLKDQDVLLRRGNTLVVKLYTSVEFTGSYTVSLVFTPVYRSRERFAEFRAAGIAKTSCELWLSVTIPTNFPVGKYHAHITLSLRGYLEVLTHFHRGAIMVIFNPWNSEDDSYVGCGSAEVGHYVLDSQGVIWRGNHRQKTAMYWDYGQYEEGSLESALFLLSPLTADECRTVATVTRCLISKVCDSDGTGVMKASWTGRYGSGVHPACWNGSSTILQKFLHTRTPVKYAQCWVLAGVAVTLMRALGIAARPVTCYNIASCFGSTLARYFTSEGDFVHGITSDIVWVYRVCVEAHMRRDDLPPGYDGWQLLDTIGSPRVGRVVGPVAPKAVCEKATNKQQQLPYLTGIVHTAISADIKYLRVKAHDVASVRKAAVALVERGTVGASIATSSGHGAASLIDLTWNYKKQQGDPEPTMTYKMGSFPPPSRDCSFSVSTNDNALLGDTIQLVVSISNQGGMLRTIDGRVVGKVVQYNGTAVRNFFTMQFTGTVSPGQDASVSLPIEGKKYMRHLVPQAMLQFFVCVQARENSQMFIRLHDFSLTLPKLKVTCTPQKVALGQSARVRLEFKNPLASSLTRIVFLVCGSGLCKQKELSYKRLLLPAKLVTMEFPIRPYQLGDSRLLVCIQCDQLMGVRGECLISVTRDVQYNDNNMCS from the exons ATGTGCGAGCTGTTGGAGAAGAGAAG TTCCCGCCCACCATCAGTTCTCTACTCGAGAAGCCCTTCACCAGCGAGTAGGCCGCAGTCAAGCCGCCCAGCCTCCCGCGCGACTCTCGTGACTTCATGCAGTCCTATACAAATTGTCAACAGTGAGATCTCGTGCCAAGAAGCAAGTAGTGATATACACACTGATTTATTCCCCCTGAAAGATCAAGATGTTTTATTGCGGCGAGGAAACACCTTAGTTGTTAAGTTGTACACATCTGTGGAATTTACTGGATCCTATACCGTCTCTCTTGTCTTTACACCGGTGTATCGATCACGTGAGAGATTTGCAGAATTTAGGGCTGCTGGTATAGCCAAGACATCATGTGAGCTATGGCTAAGTGTTACCATTCCTACAAACTTTCCCGTGGGAAAGTACCATGCACACATCACCCTCAGCTTACGAGGGTATCTAGAAGTTCTCACCCACTTTCACCGAGGAGCGATTATGGTAATCTTTAATCCATGGAACTCAG AGGATGATAGCTATGTTGGGTGTGGTAGTGCAGAGGTTGGTCATTATGTGTTGGACAGTCAAGGAGTAATATGGAGGGGTAATCACCGACAAAAGACTGCTATGTACTGGGACTATGGACAG TATGAGGAAGGAAGCCTGGAAAGTGCACTGTTTCTTTTGTCTCCACTAACTGCTGATGAGTGTCGAACAGTAGCCACAGTAACACGATGTCTCATCAGCAAAGTTTGTGACAGTGATGGTACAG GTGTGATGAAGGCTAGTTGGACAGGTCGCTATGGTAGCGGTGTACACCCTGCTTGCTGGAATGGGTCATCCACAATTCTCCAAAAATTTCTCCACACAAGAACACCAGTCAA ATATGCTCAGTGTTGGGTACTAGCTGGTGTCGCTGTCACTTTGATGAGAGCCCTTGGCATTGCTGCTCGTCCTGTAACCTGCTACAACATTGCTAGCTGCTTTGGCAGTACACTAGCAAGATATTTCACTTCAGAAGGAGACTTTGTACACGGCATCACCAGTGACATAGTCTG GGTTTATCGTGTCTGTGTTGAGGCTCACATGAGAAGAGATGATTTGCCTCCAGGCTATGATGGGTGGCAGCTGTTAGATACCATAGGTAGTCCCAGAGTTGGTCGAGTTGTTGGCCCTGTAGCTCCAAAAGCTGTTTGTGAAAAGGCAACAAACAAGCAACAACAGTTGCCGTATCTGACCGGCATAGTACATACTGCCATTTCTGCCGACATCAAATACCTTCGCGTGAAAGCACATGATGTAGCGTCTGTTCGCAAGGCTGCTGTCGCACTTGTGGAAAGAGGCACTGTTGGAGCTTCCATAGCAACATCTTCTGGACATGGTGCTGCTAGTCTCATTGACTTGACTTGGAATTACAAGAAACAACAGGGAGATCCCGAGCCAACAATGACATACAAAATGGGGTCTTTTCCTCCACCCTCCAGAGACTGTTCATTTTCAGTTTCTACCAATGACAATGCCTTATTAGGAGATACCATACAACTGGTTGTATCCATTAGCAACCAGGGTGGTATGCTGCGGACAATTGACGGTCGAGTAGTAGGCAAGGTGGTACAATACAATGGCACTGCTGTCAGGAATTTCTTTACAATGCAATTCACTGGAACTGTTAGCCCAGGACAAG ATGCATCTGTTTCGCTTCCCATTGAGGGAAAGAAGTACATGCGTCACCTTGTGCCTCAGGCCATGCTGCAGTTCTTTGTGTGTGTCCAAGCTAGGGAGAACAGCCAGATGTTCATACGTCTCCATGACTTTTCTCTGACTCTTCCAAAGCTGAAAGTGACATGCACTCCACAGAAAGTGGCATTGGGACAGAGTGCCCGAGTGCGACTAGAATTCAAGAACCCTTTAGCAAGCTCATTGACTCGCATAGTTTTCCTAGTCTGTGGCAGTGGATTGTGCAAGCAAAAAGAGCTGTCTTACAA AAGGCTACTGTTGCCAGCGAAACTGGTAACCATGGAGTTCCCAATCCGACCATACCAGCTGGGTGACAGCCGTCTGTTGGTGTGTATACAGTGTGACCAGCTAATGGGTGTGAGGGGGGAATGTCTTATCAGTGTAACTAGGGATGTACagtataatgataataatatgtGTAGTTAA
- the LOC136241354 gene encoding uncharacterized protein: MDNQHSKEPSNNGTGDSGGDDYEPLVYAVSGVAAFLGIVVCVLMLILCRILYVRRRRRKHQISTNGDAFSQGTALTTLPSTDKRFDAFSTVTSVREATCNSTVKSDASTTSSNHIRVSDSSGSSGGQTKPEIVTATIEMSNGGTHKRLEGTVSADYAEIEESKEVNDHEQQKGDTLQSAADSTLSSVGSFNSTVRNSTMSYSEDPSVLDNLEPGAHNTPKFPHRPILTNSSDVDNDYEQDPDYKEAYSQDYERDPNYQKQKRPVVPPSVYQQLQPNHQQLHEMHYRAPERSLRPLSETVTARALLQHDYADTIPHSNSISTPQPQNYTELRASTLDPLPHYTHLDISTKEHTRGSGLSYVTTDL, translated from the exons ATGGACAACCAACACTCTAAAGAGCCCTCTAATAATGGTACAGGCGATAGCGGTGGAGATGATTACG AACCACTAGTGTATGCTGTAAGTGGAGTGGCTGCATTCTTGGgaattgtagtgtgtgtgttgatgcTGATCTTGTGCCGTATTCTGTACGTACGGAGAAGAAGACGCAAACACCAAATCAGTACCAATGgtgatgcattcagtcaag GAACAGCTCTCACCACATTACCAAGCACTGATAAGAGATTTGATGCCTTCTCGACTGTTACCAG TGTGCGTGAAGCTACTTGTAACAGCACTGTAAAGTCAGATGCCTCGACCACTTCATCCAAtcatattagagtatctgacaGCTCCGGTAGTTCTGGAGGCCAGACAAAACCAGAAATTGTCACTGCTACAAtagaaatgagcaatggtggaACACATAAAAGACTTGAAGGAACTGTTAGTGCAGACTACGCTGAGATTGAAGAATCTAAAGAAGTGAATGATCATGAACAACAGAAGGGAGATACGTTACAGAGTGCAGCTGATAGTACGTTAAGTTCTGTTGGATCTTTTAACAGTACTGTGCGAAACAGTACAATGTCATACAGTGAGGACCCTTCAGTATTGGACAATCTTGAGCCGGGTGCTCACAATACCCCAAAGTTTCCTCACCGACCTATACTAACAAATAGCTCAGATGTTGATAATGATTATGAACAGGACCCAGATTACAAGGAGGCCTATTCACAAGATTATGAAAGAGATCCGAACTATCAGAAACAAAAGAGACCAGTTGTACCACCAAGTGTGTACCAACAGCTTCAGCCCAACCACCAACAGTTACATGAGATGCATTATAGGGCACCAGAGAGAAGCCTTCGTCCATTATCGGAGACCGTAACAGCCCGTGCGTTGTTACAACATGATTATGCTGATACAATTCCCCACAGCAATTCAATATCAACACCCCAACCACAGAACTATACTGAACTCCGTGCATCCACATTAGACCCCTTACCCCATTACACACACCTTGATATAAGTACTAAGGAGCATACCAGAGGTAGTGGTTTGTCTTATGTAACAACAGATTTGTAA
- the LOC136241351 gene encoding phospholipase DDHD1-like, giving the protein MDEPQSSLKPARPPPPQRPPQPTMSAGQIPVEILPLQPHEIRWFYKEPGRFWVPFNGYDSLMLEERYQTLRIGHQDFFSKSVLTPVRGELYDANVLERNGISVYWKGSTIKLLRGEWFEVISDKWYPIEEDEAQQIEAGHCSTAWRLKYNKDVGLDMQISGSPSLAMRNVARHKITVSKHEVVWFNDMDVRWFKTSDYSSKVMNFVGRKLMGKDETYGSKHLRRGYWDICRQTDCLPPIKHVVFVIHGIGQCMEGADICKSTNELRDTCEKVAQRQFSDQWKQGRVECIPVEWRTGLHLDNGMVDSLTLPNVRTLRNILNTSVLDVMYYLSPTYGPEILDGLATKINHQYKLFMDRQPEYIDNGGVFSIAAHSLGSVIIYDILSLHKTDVCDAPLEDEGRHQLLQELQEAKTRVLELEAALSKRSFVPNKLSFQLEHLFILGSPLGMFLALRDVEEHVYRHHKSAQSLLPASICKRIYNVHHPSDPIAYRLEPLVNSAYEKVKPVKIDRCNAGPSDTAHELACGPRKEAEMEPPQKKGGWLSYLPSLAKGSIAVSETVVNASAVNSMDKKMLKDDSTLLPKDKLYERLDYQLQEGTISSSYFNSFTAHTSYWSDTDVAMFMLLQFYSYQPSAPPMGP; this is encoded by the exons ATGGACGAACCCCAGAGCAGTCTAAAGCCAGCCAGGCCTCCGCCGCCCCAGCGGCCTCCACAGCCGACCATGAGTGCCGGTCAGATTCCAGTTGAGATACTGCCACTACAACCGCACGAAATTCGTTGGTTTTACAAGGAACCGGGACGTTTCTGGGTTCCCTTTAACGGCTATGATTCGTTAATGCTAGAGGAACGATATCAGACGCTACGCATTGGACATCAGGACTTCTTTAGTAAATCAGTATTAACTCCAGTGAGAGGGGAACTGTATGATGCTAACGTACTGGAGAGAAATGGAATCTCTGTATATTGGAAAG GAAGCACTATAAAGTTATTGAGAGGAGAATGGTTTGAAGTGATATCAGACAAATGGTACCCAATTGAAGAAGATGAAGCACAACAAATTGAAGCAGGTCACTGCTCCACAGCTTGGAGACTAAAG TACAACAAGGATGTTGGATTGGACATGCAAATATCTGGTAGCCCTTCACTGGCTATGCGCAATG TTGCACGTCACAAAATTACTGTGAGTAAGCATGAGGTCGTGTGGTTCAACGACATGGATGTTCGATGGTTTAAAACCTCTGACTACTCATCTAAAGTTATGAACTTCGTAGGCAGAAAATTAATGGGAAAAG ATGAGACATATGGCTCAAAACATTTGAGAAGAGGTTACTGGGATATTTGTAGACAGACTGATTGTTTACCACCCATCAAACATGTTGTGTTTGTGATCCATGGGATTGGACAGTGTATGGAAGGTGCTGATATCTGTAAAAGTACTAACGA ATTACGAGACACTTGTGAGAAGGTGGCACAGAGGCAGTTTAGCGACCAGTGGAAACAAGGACGTGTGGAGTGTATTCCAGTGGAGTGGCGTACTGGGCTACATTTAGACAATG GTATGGTGGACAGTCTTACTTTACCGAATGTCCGAACCCTCAGAAATATTTTAAATACTTCTGTACTAGACGTGATGTATTATCTTAGTCCTACCTATGGTCCCGag ATTCTTGATGGCCTGGCAACAAAGATTAACCATCAGTACAAACTGTTCATGGATCGTCAGCCAGAATATATTGATAATGGAGGTGTGTTCTCAATCGCTGCTCATTCATTGGGCAGTGTCATCATTTATGATATCCTATCACTGCACAAAACTG ATGTCTGTGATGCACCACTTGAGGATGAAGGACGGCATCAGTTACTACAAGAACTTCAAGAAGCTAAAACTCG TGTGCTTGAATTGGAGGCTGCACTAAGTAAAAGGAGTTTTGTGCCTAACAAACTTTCATTTCAG CTAGAGCATTTGTTTATTCTGGGGTCCCCCCTGGGGATGTTTCTTGCACTGCGTGATGTTGAAGAGCACGTTTATCGTCATCACAAATCTGCTCAGTCACTGTTACCTGCATCTATCTGCAAACGTATCTATAATGTTCATCATCCATCAGATCCTAta GCATATAGACTAGAGCCACTAGTTAACAGTGCCTATGAGAAAGTTAAACCAGTTAAGATAGACCGGTGTAATGCTGGGCCCAGTGACACTGCCCATGAACTGGCTTGTGGTCCTCGTAAAGAAGCAGAAATGGAACCACCTCAGAAGAAGGGAGGATGGCTGAGTTACCTTCCCTCCTTGGCTAAAGGGTCAATTGCTGTTTCAGAAACTGTAGTAAATGCTTCTGCTGTCAACAGCATGGATAAGAAG ATGTTAAAGGATGACAGTACTCTTCTGCCCAAAG ACAAACTT